In Halictus rubicundus isolate RS-2024b chromosome 1, iyHalRubi1_principal, whole genome shotgun sequence, the sequence CGGAGAGCACCACGGAGCAGCAAGTCCTTTCGGAGCGAATCGATTGTCGTCGGTGTGCAGGGCTCGAAAACTCGGGAGCCTGGACACACACGCGATCCGATAGATCGATagacgacgaccacgacgaaCTCGGTCGCGGGGGGCAGACGTTCCGAGGTGGATTTTTGACAGATCGCTATAAAACAGGAGCCGTGCCGGACGCACGCACCCGCACCGCCGCGAAACACGGTTCGATTTACGCGAGCAGTCGACACGCGAGTCCTTCCCTTTCCATTTCGTGTCTGTTCCGTTTTTTTTCCTCCACGGGAGCTCGAAGGCGGCGGTGTTACTTTTGATCGGAACGGATCAACGGGGATCCGAACAAGGTTGCCTCACGGTGCCGGCCGAGCGGGTCTGACAATCGTCGGGAATCGTGCGAGCACCGGGCGATCGCGCGACAGGCCACCGTTTACTTTCCACTTCGATCTCATTCAGACGCAATTTCACCGTACTCATCGGAACGCGCCGCCTCTCTGTATGCTCTGTGAGAACACCCGCGACAGTACACGCCGAGAAACTATtcccttctcttctcttctcctgtTAGATCCCGTCGCACTTCAGAATATACAGTCAGGTATTTTCGACGACaccacacacactctctctccgCTCAATTTCGCCCTCCTCCGGGATATTCGCAATTTATCATATCTCACCATCCGAGACTTGGCCGACGGAACGATACCGATTGTGCGTACAAACACTGCGCGAGCCACGGGTCAGCCTTCAACGATCGGCATTTCGATGGCATTATCGCGGTGAAGCCGAGCACTGACACACCTACGGTTCGTTCCTACCGCCCAGCCTCTACGCTACTCTCCATTTCCAATACCGGCGGCCATCTTGCGTCGTGACGTCAGCCTCTGTAGCCGAACGGTGCGCAGCCGACTCCGCCCGAGCACCGCACGACCAGAACCGATGGTCCGGTTTGTAATCGAACGCCGGGATCGATCATCCCTTAGGACTTGTTCGCATCGAACCGCGACAGCCGACCGAACGCGGGACATTCGAATAAAAAGATACAATCGACCAACTGAAACCAACGCACTCACAATTATCACAACTAATGATTGACAACCAAAATACCCTaacaaattgaatatttaaccctttgcacttggaaCTATTGTAACTCGAAAATCAAACGATTCTTCCATCTTAGATACATTTCCATGTTATATGATTTTTTTCATCTTATACATATGAAACTGATGTAATTTACTCATAAAATACTTAAATGTTTTATCTtactattataaaattataacgAAGAATGTATTTGGGAGTCACCGCAAAGCCCGAAGACATGCGGGAATAAAGTATTCTATTCTACAGTCTACTTAAATGTTGagtaatttatcaaatataaacaaatttaataacgtaaacaatattttaaataatcataTAGCAATTCAGAGTGTAGCGCTCTCAGAGTctccactcgagtgctaaggttttttgttaaattaaacAAGCTTCAAAAGATACTTTTCCAGATAgatcatacaattttttttatttaatggtGCTTCTGTATCCTCCTCCATTCAATAAGTTCAAGAAAAACTATCGTCTGTAATTACCTTTACAGAATCCCAAATAAGGGACCCGATCATTTCCAtgcatataataaaaataattcgttCAATAATTCCACGTAAATGAACCGACCGTATACATTTCGATCCGGATAAATAATTGATTAGTAATAATTGTATCGACAAATATTAGCAGCATATTGATATCGTCGAAAATCGTGGAACGTTTGATACGAAAAGATTTCTCGTGCGAATTCCTGGCTGGTTATCGCGACGATTTCGATTGTGATGAAAGAGAGGGAAAAAATCGGAGAGGCTTAACTTCCCGGAAGACGGAGACTGCGCCAAAACGTGAGATGCTGGATGATCAATACCGGCCGCTGTGTCAGATTCTGGACCGCGGAGTACActcgagagagacagacagaagCGAGCATCATGAAAACAGTGACGCATACTTGCACACCAGAAGCTGCCGGTAAGTGGTCCAGTTTCAATTCAGAATCTCCTTAAACAAAACGGAGCGTGTATTAATTGTCGAACCCTCAATTGCAATTTAATCTCGCGAACAACATGTCCTCTCACCTTCAACATGGATGATTCGCTTCCTGCTTTTCCGAATCGCTCTCGCTACAATAGAgaataaattaaaagaaatcCTGTCCACTTTTTATCGCACCGATTGAGATAAAAAGGTATGACAATCATTTCGGGAGCGTGTGTCGATGCCCAGAGGTGTgactattattttaaattattctgcGTTCGTCCGAGTTTCAGAGCTAGCCGGAAACGAATCGATCGTGGACATCGCTGAATCTGTGGACGAACTTCGCGAGAAACTAGCGAACATGAAGAGATTGATGGAGGAACGGAAGGGCAGCACCCTGGGCGAAATAAGCGCCAAGAAGAGGAAGGAGCACTCGGATCTCATAGACGGGAACTTCCTCTCGTGGATATTCGGCGCAGCGTTAATCGTCATCCTCAGCGTCAGTTTTTACACGTTTTATAATCTGTACCACGCGGTCCTGAAGAAGTTTCCTTCGCATCACACGGAACTTTAAGCAGGCAGTATTCATCTCTGCAGACACGATATTTCGACGTAAACAACATTCGACCGTTTCGGCAAAATATCTTGTGACGTAGGCAATGGAACATACAATATCAATTCTTCGAACGGACTCCGCTGAAAccaataaataattaatgagATCAAGTGAAAAGAATGAGTACGCAACGCGTGCCGCTCAGACagagtacagtaatgtctcgatatatgtgaaaacTTCGGAACGCTATTCTTTGATCACTTGCCGCTAGCAAAAAAATCTTttcgtttttaataattttgttacgTAACATTTATCGACATATTTTTAACATTCTCCTAATTAAAATGACGTCGAACACGGCACGATGTCGATCGTTTAAATTTATCCAACAGTTTTTGTAATTTGTCAAAAGCTATGAAAGACAATAAGTTATTACATGAGCAAACATGCTCCGAATAATGTCATATTtagtctcgttttaatcagataagtgtcacaaatatgttgttAAAAGTTTCATAGAAAACTAACTCCATAAAACGTTTGTTATTGTCTTGGGGTACACCTCGCACGCACGTCTGTTTCATACATAGTGAAACATTACTGTAATTGACAGCTCCCATTCTACTGCAAGTTCTTTTCTATCCCATCAGGAAATCTTGTCGGATTGCTTCTAACTATCCGAATAAGTTAGAGGAAGGAGTAAGTTAGAGGGCgttcaatgaaaattttgtaGCGTTTTCGTTCCGATCGGAAAAGCTTCGTTTACATTTGCCTTGAGAAACAAGTCTCCTGATCGTCCTAGTGGCCGAATTGATTGTCGAATTGTACATAAGAGTGCACAAGGGATGAGTCATAAGTGACCTAACATCGACAGGTCTTAAAGAGGACCATCCAAACAGCTCTTTTAAGTTTGGAGACACAGAAGAACCGTTATTGGATGATCCGTCTACATAGAcaattaacactttatctaccggaagcataaaaatcgtttaaataataatcataaAAAATTCGATAAAGACAACTGCGCGTCACAGATTCTTAAAAGCTATTAAATAATCACCGGTAGATAATGTGCGAGTATAACGATGCATATGAAGATAAGACAAATTGTTCTACCTAATTGCAGTTTCTCTACCATTTTCATATTCGTAGTTGTTCGTCGGAAAATCGAACGCGGAAAAATTTCCATATTCATCATTTTATTCAATTGTACATATTGTGAATACTAAATAAAGTTATGACTCGATCGACGCTATACAATACCGTGGAACAGTCAATAAAAATCACTAAACCGCACATGCAGAGACGTAACGTTTCATTGTAACGGAGAACAACTTATGCGAGGCTTTCTCGGGCTCACAGTTACCAGAGCTGCAATAATCGGAGAATTATTCTTagcaaataaaatatgaaaaaagaacATTTTTGCGAAAAAAACAATACAAAAAACTTTATTACTGCATGAACCTACAGAACAGAGACTTTTTGCCCTCCAACTCCTTGGTAAAATTTTTCAGCATCATTTGGTAATCTTCCTGTTGCTGAAATTAtagtaaattttttataaaatcatgtttatttcatttatttatttttttttaagctgATTACCTTTATCACTTCGCTCCTAAGAGCCTCTCTTCGAAGCGACAAAACCGAAATGTGATTTTGCAATGTTTTAACCTGCCACAAgcacaaaatttaattattatcacataaatttgaaattgacgcaaaatacaaaaataacgaCCAATCACGTGACTTGTAATCACGTGACCACCGGCTTGTAATAAATGAGCAATATGATTACAAATTTTATGTGCCCCCCTTTTTCCAACGAACAATCCAGGCTCGCAATGCATCTTTTATAGTGTCACGCGGTTTTGTTGCATTTTTGCTGTAATCTCAATGTAAACAGATAACATAACCATAAATTAATCGATATCTGGCGGGAAAAATACGATCTAACCTCGCCCTCGATTTTCCGGACGTCCTTCTTCAACTCTGACATCAACGTCCTGTATCGGTCTCTATAATTCGATGTTTTATTTTCCAAATCTGTTAGAACTTTGTCCGCGTTTCTTATTTCGTAATGAGACCGCTGAAATTGCATTAATATCGTAGTTGTCTTAATACCTTATGTTTGAATATCAAAATAAACGATAGAATTCTGAAATCCCGATCACTCACCGGATGTTCTGTTTCCGACAGCTTCTTCGTTAATACTCCCAATTTTTCGTCTACGTAAATCTGCAACGGTCGATTCGGTTATGTCGATAAACGGAACAATAAATGTGACGAAACGTATATTAACTTGTTTGAAAAATGATATCTATAACTAACTGTAAGTGGGTTCGACTTCAGGATTTCGCCTTTGGCTGTGATCTAAGACGATTGAAATGGTTTTAGTACGACtaacacaattttattttgttacgaGGAAAGCTGTGTTAGAAACTTACGCATTCTTTCAGCTCTTCCAATCGAGCATTGTACTTGGTCGTATTAGTGGCAACAATTGTTAGTTAGTACAAACAAAACAAGTATATTCGTTAGTATAAAATGAAGAGGTATTCTTACCATTACCATAAGGAACGTGACAACGCAGTACACGACAAATAAAAACACGcacaatattttgaaaatgtAAATGGCCAACATAAACAACATGACGAAggatttctctctttttttctatTTGCACAAGCTAGAATTTACAATGAACTTCATTTTACAAACGAAAGACTGGGAAAAGTAACTGAGACAATTTTCTGGACGCGGTTCCCATTTGGAATGACCGTGTCGTGCGAGTTCGAGAATCGA encodes:
- the LOC143356176 gene encoding LOW QUALITY PROTEIN: uncharacterized protein LOC143356176 (The sequence of the model RefSeq protein was modified relative to this genomic sequence to represent the inferred CDS: deleted 1 base in 1 codon); its protein translation is LVIIVSTNISSILISSKIVERLIRKDFSCEFLAGYRDDFDCDEREGKNRRGLTSRKTETAPKREMLDDQYRPLCQILDRGVHSREQTEASIMKTVTHTCTPEAAVSELAGNESIVDIAESVDELREKLANMKRLMEERKGSTLGEISAKKRKEHSDLIDGNFLSWIFGAALIVILSVSFYTFYNLYHAVLKKFPSHHTEL
- the LOC143356139 gene encoding uncharacterized protein LOC143356139 isoform X4; its protein translation is MLFMLAIYIFKILCVFLFVVYCVVTFLMVMIYVDEKLGVLTKKLSETEHPRSHYEIRNADKVLTDLENKTSNYRDRYRTLMSELKKDVRKIEGEVKTLQNHISVLSLRREALRSEVIKQQEDYQMMLKNFTKELEGKKSLFSLVTVSPRKPRISCSPLQ
- the LOC143356139 gene encoding uncharacterized protein LOC143356139 isoform X2; its protein translation is MLFMLAIYIFKILCVFLFVVYCVVTFLMVMITAKGEILKSNPLTIYVDEKLGVLTKKLSETEHPRSHYEIRNADKVLTDLENKTSNYRDRYRTLMSELKKDVRKIEGEVKTLQNHISVLSLRREALRSEVIKQQEDYQMMLKNFTKELEGKKSLFSLVTVSPRKPRISCSPLQ
- the LOC143356139 gene encoding uncharacterized protein LOC143356139 isoform X5, encoding MLFMLAIYIFKILCVFLFVVYCVVTFLMVMYNARLEELKECITAKGEILKSNPLTIYVDEKLGVLTKKLSETEHPVKTLQNHISVLSLRREALRSEVIKQQEDYQMMLKNFTKELEGKKSLFSLVTVSPRKPRISCSPLQ
- the LOC143356139 gene encoding uncharacterized protein LOC143356139 isoform X1, producing the protein MLFMLAIYIFKILCVFLFVVYCVVTFLMVMYNARLEELKECITAKGEILKSNPLTIYVDEKLGVLTKKLSETEHPRSHYEIRNADKVLTDLENKTSNYRDRYRTLMSELKKDVRKIEGEVKTLQNHISVLSLRREALRSEVIKQQEDYQMMLKNFTKELEGKKSLFSLVTVSPRKPRISCSPLQ
- the LOC143356139 gene encoding uncharacterized protein LOC143356139 isoform X3, translating into MLFMLAIYIFKILCVFLFVVYCVVTFLMVMYNARLEELKECITAKGEILKSNPLTIYVDEKLGVLTKKLSETEHPRSHYEIRNADKVLTDLENKTSNYRDRYRTLMSELKKDVRKIEGEVKTLQNHISVLSLRREALRSEVIKQQEDYQMMLKNFTKELEGKKSLF